The genomic region GTCGAGCCGGTTCACGAACTCCGGCTTGAACGTCTGGCGCACGAGCTGCTGCACGGCCTGCTCGCGCTGGTCGAGCGGCAGGGTGGCGTCGCTGATGAACTGCGAGCCGAGGTTGCTGGTGAGCACGAGGATCACGTTGCGGAAGTCGACCGTGCGGCCCTGGCCGTCGGTGAGCCGGCCGTCGTCGAGCACCTGGAGCAGCACGTCGAACACCTCGGGGTGCGCCTTCTCGACCTCGTCGAGCAGCACCACCGAGTAGGGGCGGCGCCGCACCGCCTCGGTGAGCTGGCCGCCCTGCTCGTAGCCGACGTACCCGGGAGGCGCGCCCACCAGGCGCGAGACGGCGAACTTCTCGCCGTACTCGCTCATGTCGATGCGCACCATCGCCTTCTCGTCGTCGAACAGGAACTCGGCGAGCGCCTTCGCGAGCTCCGTCTTGCCGACGCCCGTGGGGCCGAGGAAGAGGAAGGAGCCGGTGGGCCGGTCGGGATCCGAGATGCCGGCGCGCGTGCGGCGCACCGCGTCGGCGACGGCCCGCACCGCCTGCTTCTGGCCGATGAGCCGCTTGCCCAGCTCCTGCTCGAGGTGCAGCAGCTTCTCGGTCTCGCCCTGGAGCAGCCGGCCGACGGGGATCCCCGTCCACGCCGCGACGACCGCCGCCACGTCCTCGGCGGTCACCTGCTCGTTCACCATGCGGTCCTCGGCCGACGGCACCGACTCGGCGGCCTCCGCCTGCGCGACCTCGCGCTCGATCACCGGGATCTCGCCGTAGAGCAGGCGCGACGCCTTCTCGAGGTTCCCCTCGCGCTGGGCCCGCTCGGCGCGGATCCGCAGCTCGTTCAGCTCGTCCTTCAGCTTGCCGACGCGGTTGACGCTCGCGCGCTCCGCCTCCCAGCGCCGCTGCAGCTCGCCCAGGGTCCGCTCGCGCGCCGCGACGTCCTCGCGCAGCTTGGCCAGCCGGGCCTTCGACGCCTCGTCCTTCTCGCGCTTGAGCGCGAGCTCCTCGAGCCGCATGCGGTCGACCGCGCGCCGCAGCTCGTCGATCTCGACGGGCGACGAGTCGATCTCCATCCGCAGCCGCGACGCCGCCTCATCGATGAGGTCGATGGCCTTGTCGGGCAGCTGGCGGGCGGGGATGTAGCGGTTGGAGAGGGACGCGGCCGCGACGAGCGCCGCGTCCGTGATGGGCACCTGGTGGTGCGCCTCGTACCGGCCCTTGAGCCCGCGGAGGATCGCGACGGTGTCCTCGACGCTCGGCTCGCCGACGTACACCTGCTGGAACCGGCGCTCGAGCGCGGCGTCCTTCTCGATGTACTGGCGGTACTCGTCGAGCGTGGTCGCGCCGATGAGGCGCAGCTCGCCGCGCGCGAGCATGGGCTTGAGCATGTTGGACGCCGCGACGGATCCCTCGCCGCCGCCCGCGCCCATGAGCGTGTGCAGCTCGTCGACGAACGTGATGATCTCGCCGTCGGCGTCGTCGATCTCCTTGAGCACCGCCTTCAGCCGCTCCTCGAACTCGCCGCGGTACTTCGCGCCCGCGACGAGCGCCGCCAGATCCAGCGAGACGAGCTGCTTGCCCTTGAGCGAGTCGGCCACGTCGCCCGCGACGATGCGCTGCGCGAGGCCCTCGACCACGGCGGTCTTGCCGACGCCGGGCTCGCCGATGAGCACCGGGTTGTTCTTGGTGCGCCGCGTGAGCACCTGGCTGATGCGCCGGATCTCCGCGTCGCGTCCGATGACCGGGTCGAGCTTGCCGCTCTTCGCGATCTCGGTCAGGTTCACCCCGTACTGCTCGAGCGCGGTCTTCGCGTTCTCGTCGGTGGCGGGTGCGCCCTGCATGTTGGCCACTGCGTTCCCTTCGGTCGTACTTGAGTCGTGCGGGCTCAAGTTTACTTCGGGATCCGACTCAGCGCTACCGGGCGACGGCCCCCGCTGGCATCGCCGCCACCGCGATCGCCACGTCCTCCGTCACCATCCCGGCGTTCGCCATCGCGCCCGCCATGGTGCCCGCGGCCATGGCCACCGGCACGTTCGCCGATCCGCTCGACGCGTTGCCCGCGATGAGGAGACCGGGGACGCTCGTCTGGCCCATCGGATCCGCGGCGACGAACGGGCCCCATGGGGTGTCCTCCGTCGCGGCGCCCAGCTCGCGCGCGACGGCGTCGCGCGGCGCGATGCCGGGCATGGTGAAGAGCGAGTCGAGCGGGATCGTCCGCCCGTCGGCGAGCTCCACGCCCTCCAGCGCGCCCCGTTCGCCGAGCACGCGGACGACCGCGGACTCCTCCACGCGGATCCCGCGCGCGTCGATCCCGGCGCGCGTCGCCTCGTCGATCGCGAGCGGCGCCCCGTCGGCCGTCCCGCCCGCGACGAGGAACGTGACGTCGGCCGACCACTGCCGCAGCATCTGCACGTGGTGGAGGCTGCCGGGCCCGGTCGCGAGCACGCCGATGCGGCGGTCGCGCACCTCGTAGCCGTCGCAGTAGGGGCAGACGACGACGCCGGCGCCCCAGTGCGCGGCGAGGCCGGGGACCTCGGGCAGCACGTCGGCGAGTCCGGTCGCGAGGATCACGCGGCGGGCCGTGACCTCGGCGCCGCCGTCGAGGCTCACGCGGAAGCGCGGGCCGACCCGGTGGTCGAGCGCCGCGACCGACTCCACCCGACCGTCGAGCACGACGCCGCCGTAGCCCTCGACCTCGCGGCGCCCCTCCGCGACGAGCTGCCGCGGCGGCTTCCCGTCGTGGCCGAGCACGCCGTGCATGTGCGCGGCGACGGCGTTGCGGGGCTGGCCCGCGTCGACGACCAGCACGCTGCGGCGAGCCCGCGCGAGCATGAGCGCGGCGCTCGATCCCGCGACGCCGCCGCCGATGACGACCGCGTCCCACTCCTGCTGACCTTCGATGCGTTCGGTGATGTCCATGGACCGAGCCTCGCGGGTCGGGTCGCCCGGCGCACGACTCCTTGCGGGATCGGCAAGGCGCCTGCGGCGCAGCCGGGTCGCGCGGGGTCCTTCCACAGATGACGCGCGCGCCGATCCGGGCCGTCCGCGGGCTCGTCACCTCGTGACGTCGACGGCTGCTCGCGCACGTCCGCAGCGGCGCGCTCCGCCCCTCACGAGAACAAGGAGATGCACCATGGCCACGACCAGGACCACCTCGCGCCGCCCCTCGACCGCCGCACGCTCCGCCCTCGCGCTCGGCGCGCTCAGCGCGCCCCTCGTGCTCAGCCCGATGGCCGCGCACGCCGCCGCCGGCGTCGACACCACGGCCGCCGCGTCGCGCGCGGGGCACTTCGACGGCTGCGTCGCACCCGACTGGCCGATCCCCGGACAGGACCCGCACTGCCATCACGGTGCGTGATCGGCGACACCCGGATCACCCGGCTCCGCTCACCCGCGTGAGCGCGTGGGCGCGTGGGCTCCGTCCCGACGGACGCCAGCACGTCCCGCGTCAGTGCCGGTGCTCGGTG from Clavibacter michiganensis subsp. insidiosus harbors:
- a CDS encoding ATP-dependent Clp protease ATP-binding subunit, with the translated sequence MANMQGAPATDENAKTALEQYGVNLTEIAKSGKLDPVIGRDAEIRRISQVLTRRTKNNPVLIGEPGVGKTAVVEGLAQRIVAGDVADSLKGKQLVSLDLAALVAGAKYRGEFEERLKAVLKEIDDADGEIITFVDELHTLMGAGGGEGSVAASNMLKPMLARGELRLIGATTLDEYRQYIEKDAALERRFQQVYVGEPSVEDTVAILRGLKGRYEAHHQVPITDAALVAAASLSNRYIPARQLPDKAIDLIDEAASRLRMEIDSSPVEIDELRRAVDRMRLEELALKREKDEASKARLAKLREDVAARERTLGELQRRWEAERASVNRVGKLKDELNELRIRAERAQREGNLEKASRLLYGEIPVIEREVAQAEAAESVPSAEDRMVNEQVTAEDVAAVVAAWTGIPVGRLLQGETEKLLHLEQELGKRLIGQKQAVRAVADAVRRTRAGISDPDRPTGSFLFLGPTGVGKTELAKALAEFLFDDEKAMVRIDMSEYGEKFAVSRLVGAPPGYVGYEQGGQLTEAVRRRPYSVVLLDEVEKAHPEVFDVLLQVLDDGRLTDGQGRTVDFRNVILVLTSNLGSQFISDATLPLDQREQAVQQLVRQTFKPEFVNRLDDIVVFQTLSMDDLAQIVELYIDRLGVRLADRRLSLGVTPDARRWLAERGHDPLYGARPLRRLMQREIDDRLARELLAGDIRDGDAVRVDLASDGDGLTVSRAWRDEPGDPAPGA
- a CDS encoding NAD(P)/FAD-dependent oxidoreductase, with protein sequence MDITERIEGQQEWDAVVIGGGVAGSSAALMLARARRSVLVVDAGQPRNAVAAHMHGVLGHDGKPPRQLVAEGRREVEGYGGVVLDGRVESVAALDHRVGPRFRVSLDGGAEVTARRVILATGLADVLPEVPGLAAHWGAGVVVCPYCDGYEVRDRRIGVLATGPGSLHHVQMLRQWSADVTFLVAGGTADGAPLAIDEATRAGIDARGIRVEESAVVRVLGERGALEGVELADGRTIPLDSLFTMPGIAPRDAVARELGAATEDTPWGPFVAADPMGQTSVPGLLIAGNASSGSANVPVAMAAGTMAGAMANAGMVTEDVAIAVAAMPAGAVAR